From bacterium HR17, the proteins below share one genomic window:
- a CDS encoding Decaprenyl-phosphate phosphoribosyltransferase has protein sequence MSRWRDWLWLLRPHQWVKNALLAAGYIFAGTYKMPTAGRDLLFVLGAVAAFCLLSSSVYALNDVCDRDKDRQHPIKRHRPVAAGRVSVAEALTLVVGCAIAGAVLAAVVARWNATPLFFLAAIAYPLWGIAYSVWLKRVIIVDALGVAAGFVLRVIAGCLAIKVAISPWLILCTLLVALFIAFAKRRHELLLMGNNATAVRSVLSDYTPQLLDQCIAITASMTIMAYALYTFTAPHVLLGDRREPWLMVTIPFVVYGVLRYLYLAYRSDVAGAPEQMLRDKPFVLNFVLWALTVLLLGWLAR, from the coding sequence GTGAGCCGCTGGCGTGACTGGCTGTGGCTGTTGCGTCCCCACCAATGGGTCAAAAACGCCTTGCTGGCAGCGGGCTACATCTTCGCCGGCACCTACAAGATGCCGACGGCAGGGCGTGACCTACTCTTCGTCTTGGGCGCCGTTGCCGCCTTCTGTTTGTTGTCAAGCAGCGTTTACGCCCTCAACGATGTTTGCGACCGCGACAAGGACCGTCAACACCCTATCAAACGCCATCGTCCCGTCGCCGCTGGACGCGTGTCCGTTGCGGAAGCGCTGACGCTGGTCGTCGGGTGCGCCATAGCAGGTGCCGTATTGGCAGCAGTCGTTGCGCGGTGGAACGCAACGCCGTTGTTTTTCCTCGCCGCCATCGCTTACCCACTGTGGGGCATTGCCTATTCGGTGTGGCTCAAGCGGGTCATCATCGTGGACGCGCTGGGTGTGGCGGCGGGGTTCGTCCTGCGGGTTATCGCCGGCTGCCTTGCCATCAAGGTCGCTATCTCGCCGTGGCTCATCTTATGCACCCTACTGGTCGCCCTCTTCATCGCCTTTGCAAAACGCCGGCACGAGTTGTTGTTGATGGGCAACAACGCGACGGCGGTCCGTTCCGTCCTCAGCGACTACACGCCGCAACTATTGGACCAATGCATCGCTATCACGGCATCCATGACCATCATGGCTTACGCCCTTTACACCTTCACAGCGCCCCATGTTTTGCTGGGCGACCGACGCGAGCCGTGGCTGATGGTGACCATCCCGTTTGTCGTTTACGGTGTATTGCGCTACCTTTACCTTGCCTATCGGAGCGATGTGGCAGGGGCGCCTGAACAGATGCTGCGGGACAAGCCCTTTGTCCTCAACTTCGTTTTGTGGGCGCTGACAGTGCTGCTGCTGGGCTGGCTGGCGCGC
- a CDS encoding 3'3'-cGAMP-specific phosphodiesterase 3 produces MSQWRVLVVDDEESIVTICRLALQRLDLHVDTATTAAEALTKVKNEGFDIALVDWILPDGNGLDLFRAMQALAPQILGILITGQSLAETNRDALEAGFWAALFKPFTVTELQGIVQRAMAYLQAVRERERLQLMVSLSEVARHLAASLDLDEVLHRIVRVAREQTGADRVSLMVVDDTASPTRLRLVAADGLPSEWLNREIAVAEGIAGLVAQTGEPLLVNTQTIQALSGVPLRYQGMGSALCLPLKLGSRVVGVLNLTRFADERVFSDADVHLYLVLAAQAALAVENARLYRRLWEGHLAALASFARYAEALEGYRRGHADRVGIYAQALAKAAGWTPKDAEQLRVAGLAHDLGLLQVPRDILLKPTRLSDDEWQLVRQHPLWSLELIDRPALLTDLVTAAVRYHHERFDGTGYPDGLRGDQIPLPARILAVADTFDALSHDRPYRPAYPRDQAIAELTRAAGTQLDPDLTHLFVTQVLLELKETGNGSEG; encoded by the coding sequence GCGAGTGTTAGTCGTGGACGACGAAGAAAGCATCGTGACCATCTGTCGCCTTGCCTTACAGCGTTTGGATCTCCATGTGGACACCGCCACCACTGCCGCTGAGGCGCTAACGAAAGTCAAAAACGAAGGGTTTGACATTGCCTTAGTGGACTGGATTTTGCCCGACGGCAACGGGTTGGATTTGTTTCGGGCGATGCAGGCACTTGCGCCCCAAATTCTGGGCATCTTGATCACGGGGCAGAGCCTCGCCGAAACCAATCGCGATGCTTTGGAAGCAGGGTTCTGGGCGGCGCTGTTCAAACCGTTTACCGTCACCGAATTACAAGGGATTGTCCAACGGGCGATGGCTTACCTGCAAGCCGTGCGGGAGCGGGAGCGACTGCAATTAATGGTTTCGCTGAGCGAAGTTGCCCGTCACCTCGCTGCCTCGCTGGACTTGGACGAAGTGCTACACCGCATCGTTCGCGTCGCCCGCGAACAAACAGGCGCAGACCGCGTATCCTTGATGGTTGTGGACGACACAGCCTCACCGACGCGCCTTCGGTTGGTCGCCGCTGACGGGCTCCCCTCTGAGTGGCTCAACCGTGAAATCGCAGTGGCAGAGGGCATCGCCGGGCTTGTTGCGCAAACGGGAGAGCCGCTGTTGGTGAACACGCAGACCATTCAGGCTTTAAGCGGCGTTCCCCTGCGCTACCAGGGGATGGGGAGCGCCCTTTGTTTGCCGCTGAAATTGGGCAGCCGCGTCGTCGGCGTGCTGAATTTGACCCGCTTCGCTGACGAACGGGTGTTCTCGGACGCCGATGTACACCTTTACCTTGTCTTGGCTGCGCAGGCAGCGTTAGCGGTTGAAAACGCCCGTTTGTATCGGCGGCTGTGGGAAGGGCATCTCGCCGCGTTGGCGTCCTTTGCCCGTTACGCCGAAGCGCTGGAAGGCTACCGACGCGGGCACGCCGACCGTGTCGGCATTTACGCCCAAGCGTTGGCGAAAGCCGCCGGATGGACGCCCAAAGACGCCGAGCAACTGCGGGTCGCCGGGCTAGCACACGATTTGGGCTTGCTGCAAGTGCCCCGCGACATCTTGCTCAAGCCGACGCGGCTTTCCGACGACGAATGGCAGTTGGTGCGCCAACATCCGCTGTGGAGTTTGGAGTTGATAGACCGCCCCGCGTTGTTGACGGATCTGGTGACCGCAGCCGTCCGTTACCATCATGAACGCTTTGACGGCACCGGTTACCCCGACGGCTTGCGGGGTGACCAAATCCCGCTGCCGGCGCGAATTCTCGCTGTCGCAGACACCTTTGACGCCCTTTCCCACGACCGTCCTTATCGTCCTGCTTACCCCCGTGACCAAGCCATCGCTGAACTGACCCGCGCTGCCGGCACCCAACTGGACCCAGACTTGACCCACTTGTTCGTCACGCAAGTGTTGCTGGAGTTGAAAGAAACCGGCAACGGCAGTGAGGGTTGA